The Tenrec ecaudatus isolate mTenEca1 chromosome 6, mTenEca1.hap1, whole genome shotgun sequence genome has a window encoding:
- the CHKB gene encoding choline/ethanolamine kinase isoform X1: protein MAAEGAAVARGGAVGGCPASESLKPSKCPEAGPIRRRTSSLSQDAERRAYRWCREYLGGAWRRARPEELRVTPVSGGLSNLLFRCSLPDHLPSVGDEPREVLLRLYGAILQGVDSLVQESVMFAILAERSLGPQLYGVFPEGRLEQYIPSRPLKTQELQEPLLSAAIAEKMAQFHGMEMPFTKEPHWLFGTMERYLKQIQDLPATGFPQVNLLEVYGLRDEMGNLRKLLESTPSPVVFCHNDIQEGNILLLSEPEDTDSLMLVDFEYSSYNYRGFDIGNHFCEWAYDYTHEEWPFYKARPADYPTREQQLHFIRHYLSEVKKGEAPSPEHQRELEEDLLVEVNRYALASHFFWGLWSILQASMSTIEFGYLEYAQSRFQFYFQQKRQLTSPHPES, encoded by the exons ATGGCTGCTGAGGGGGCCGCGGTGGCCAGAGGCGGGGCCGTGGGGGGCTGCCCGGCCAGCGAAAGCTTGAAGCcgtccaagtgcccagaggcGGGCCCGATCCGGCGGCGCACCTCTTCGCTGTCTCAAGACGCCGAGCGCCGCGCCTACCGCTGGTGCCGGGAGTATTTGGGCGGGGCCTGGCGCCGGGCGCGGCCCGAGGAACTGAGGGTTACTCCCGTGAG CGGGGGCCTCAGTAACCTGCTGTTCCGCTGCTCACTCCCGGACCACCTGCCCAGTGTTGGTGACGAGCCCAGGGAAGTGCTGCTTCGGTTGTATGGGGCCATTTTGCAG GGCGTGGACTCTTTGGTCCAGGAGAGCGTGATGTTCGCCATCCTCGCTGAGCGGTCACTGGGGCCCCAGCTCTATGGTGTCTTCCCCGAGGGCCGGCTGGAGCAGTACATCCCA AGCCGGCCCCTGAAAACTCAAGAGCTTCAAGAGCCACTGCTGTCTGCAGCCATTGCCGAGAAGATGGCCCAGTTCCACGGCATGGAGATGCCCTTCACCAAAGAGCCCCACTGGCTGTTTGGGACCATGGAGCG GTATTTAAAGCAGATCCAGGACCTGCCCGCCACCGGCTTCCCCCAGGTGAACCTACTAGAGGTGTACGGCCTGAGGGACGAGATGGGCAACCTCAG GAAGTTGCTGGAGTCCACCCCATCCCCAGTGGTCTTCTGCCACAATGACATCCAAGAAG GGAATATCTTGCTGCTCTCCGAGCCAGAAGACACCGATAGCCTCATGCTGGTGGACTTCGAGTACAGCAGCTACAACTATAG gggcttTGACATCGGGAACCACTTCTGTGAATGGGCCTACGATTACACGCATGAAGAGTGGCCCTTCTATAAGGCCAGACCAGCGGACTACCCCACTCGGGAGCAGCAG CTCCATTTCATTCGCCATTACCTGTCAGAGGTAAAGAAGGGTGAGGCCCCTTCCCCCGAGCACCAGAGGGAGCTAGAAGAAGACTTGCTGGTGGAGGTCAATCG GTATGCCCTGGCCTCTCATTTCTTCTGGGGTCTCTGGTCTATCCTTCAGGCATCTATGTCCACCATCGAGTTTGGTTATCTG GAATACGCTCAGTCTCGATTCCAGTTCTACTTCCAGCAGAAGAGGCAGCTGACCAGCCCACACCCTGAGTCCTAA
- the CHKB gene encoding choline/ethanolamine kinase isoform X3, with translation MAAEGAAVARGGAVGGCPASESLKPSKCPEAGPIRRRTSSLSQDAERRAYRWCREYLGGAWRRARPEELRVTPVSGGLSNLLFRCSLPDHLPSVGDEPREVLLRLYGAILQSRPLKTQELQEPLLSAAIAEKMAQFHGMEMPFTKEPHWLFGTMERYLKQIQDLPATGFPQVNLLEVYGLRDEMGNLRKLLESTPSPVVFCHNDIQEGNILLLSEPEDTDSLMLVDFEYSSYNYRGFDIGNHFCEWAYDYTHEEWPFYKARPADYPTREQQLHFIRHYLSEVKKGEAPSPEHQRELEEDLLVEVNRYALASHFFWGLWSILQASMSTIEFGYLEYAQSRFQFYFQQKRQLTSPHPES, from the exons ATGGCTGCTGAGGGGGCCGCGGTGGCCAGAGGCGGGGCCGTGGGGGGCTGCCCGGCCAGCGAAAGCTTGAAGCcgtccaagtgcccagaggcGGGCCCGATCCGGCGGCGCACCTCTTCGCTGTCTCAAGACGCCGAGCGCCGCGCCTACCGCTGGTGCCGGGAGTATTTGGGCGGGGCCTGGCGCCGGGCGCGGCCCGAGGAACTGAGGGTTACTCCCGTGAG CGGGGGCCTCAGTAACCTGCTGTTCCGCTGCTCACTCCCGGACCACCTGCCCAGTGTTGGTGACGAGCCCAGGGAAGTGCTGCTTCGGTTGTATGGGGCCATTTTGCAG AGCCGGCCCCTGAAAACTCAAGAGCTTCAAGAGCCACTGCTGTCTGCAGCCATTGCCGAGAAGATGGCCCAGTTCCACGGCATGGAGATGCCCTTCACCAAAGAGCCCCACTGGCTGTTTGGGACCATGGAGCG GTATTTAAAGCAGATCCAGGACCTGCCCGCCACCGGCTTCCCCCAGGTGAACCTACTAGAGGTGTACGGCCTGAGGGACGAGATGGGCAACCTCAG GAAGTTGCTGGAGTCCACCCCATCCCCAGTGGTCTTCTGCCACAATGACATCCAAGAAG GGAATATCTTGCTGCTCTCCGAGCCAGAAGACACCGATAGCCTCATGCTGGTGGACTTCGAGTACAGCAGCTACAACTATAG gggcttTGACATCGGGAACCACTTCTGTGAATGGGCCTACGATTACACGCATGAAGAGTGGCCCTTCTATAAGGCCAGACCAGCGGACTACCCCACTCGGGAGCAGCAG CTCCATTTCATTCGCCATTACCTGTCAGAGGTAAAGAAGGGTGAGGCCCCTTCCCCCGAGCACCAGAGGGAGCTAGAAGAAGACTTGCTGGTGGAGGTCAATCG GTATGCCCTGGCCTCTCATTTCTTCTGGGGTCTCTGGTCTATCCTTCAGGCATCTATGTCCACCATCGAGTTTGGTTATCTG GAATACGCTCAGTCTCGATTCCAGTTCTACTTCCAGCAGAAGAGGCAGCTGACCAGCCCACACCCTGAGTCCTAA
- the CHKB gene encoding choline/ethanolamine kinase isoform X2 yields MAAEGAAVARGGAVGGCPASESLKPSKCPEAGPIRRRTSSLSQDAERRAYRWCREYLGGAWRRARPEELRVTPVSGGLSNLLFRCSLPDHLPSVGDEPREVLLRLYGAILQGVDSLVQESVMFAILAERSLGPQLYGVFPEGRLEQYIPSRPLKTQELQEPLLSAAIAEKMAQFHGMEMPFTKEPHWLFGTMERYLKQIQDLPATGFPQVNLLEVYGLRDEMGNLRKLLESTPSPVVFCHNDIQEGNILLLSEPEDTDSLMLVDFEYSSYNYRGFDIGNHFCEWAYDYTHEEWPFYKARPADYPTREQQLHFIRHYLSEVKKGEAPSPEHQRELEEDLLVEVNRNTLSLDSSSTSSRRGS; encoded by the exons ATGGCTGCTGAGGGGGCCGCGGTGGCCAGAGGCGGGGCCGTGGGGGGCTGCCCGGCCAGCGAAAGCTTGAAGCcgtccaagtgcccagaggcGGGCCCGATCCGGCGGCGCACCTCTTCGCTGTCTCAAGACGCCGAGCGCCGCGCCTACCGCTGGTGCCGGGAGTATTTGGGCGGGGCCTGGCGCCGGGCGCGGCCCGAGGAACTGAGGGTTACTCCCGTGAG CGGGGGCCTCAGTAACCTGCTGTTCCGCTGCTCACTCCCGGACCACCTGCCCAGTGTTGGTGACGAGCCCAGGGAAGTGCTGCTTCGGTTGTATGGGGCCATTTTGCAG GGCGTGGACTCTTTGGTCCAGGAGAGCGTGATGTTCGCCATCCTCGCTGAGCGGTCACTGGGGCCCCAGCTCTATGGTGTCTTCCCCGAGGGCCGGCTGGAGCAGTACATCCCA AGCCGGCCCCTGAAAACTCAAGAGCTTCAAGAGCCACTGCTGTCTGCAGCCATTGCCGAGAAGATGGCCCAGTTCCACGGCATGGAGATGCCCTTCACCAAAGAGCCCCACTGGCTGTTTGGGACCATGGAGCG GTATTTAAAGCAGATCCAGGACCTGCCCGCCACCGGCTTCCCCCAGGTGAACCTACTAGAGGTGTACGGCCTGAGGGACGAGATGGGCAACCTCAG GAAGTTGCTGGAGTCCACCCCATCCCCAGTGGTCTTCTGCCACAATGACATCCAAGAAG GGAATATCTTGCTGCTCTCCGAGCCAGAAGACACCGATAGCCTCATGCTGGTGGACTTCGAGTACAGCAGCTACAACTATAG gggcttTGACATCGGGAACCACTTCTGTGAATGGGCCTACGATTACACGCATGAAGAGTGGCCCTTCTATAAGGCCAGACCAGCGGACTACCCCACTCGGGAGCAGCAG CTCCATTTCATTCGCCATTACCTGTCAGAGGTAAAGAAGGGTGAGGCCCCTTCCCCCGAGCACCAGAGGGAGCTAGAAGAAGACTTGCTGGTGGAGGTCAATCG GAATACGCTCAGTCTCGATTCCAGTTCTACTTCCAGCAGAAGAGGCAGCTGA